A window of Corythoichthys intestinalis isolate RoL2023-P3 chromosome 14, ASM3026506v1, whole genome shotgun sequence contains these coding sequences:
- the kcnmb2a gene encoding calcium-activated potassium channel subunit beta-2, whose product MYRRSFRRSPGSASVSKRRPGLSGKMFFVAGAKNTASVGGNERRSIYQKFREVDLLDKKKTVTALKPGEDRAILLGLGMIFSSVMMYFVLGITILRSYAESAWTEEGVCVVLNSTVTSDMNCSYNCGSDCWRVSKYPCLQVYVNVNNTGRVCRLSHNEETQDASSECFYVPRCQKDSGQMHSVIMNISERLKAQRQVPCYYDPSEQRETVLLTRLYDHGVVFHSLMWPSCIFLGGLLIIVLVKLTQYLSRLCEEIGKLKR is encoded by the exons ATGTACCGAAG GTCTTTCCGGCGATCGCCCGGTTCGGCTTCGGTGAGTAAGAGAAGACCAGGGTTATCCGGAAAGATGTTCTTCGTGGCCGGGGCCAAAAATACAGCGTCGGTCGGAGGAAACGAAAGGAG GTCAATTTATCAGAAATTCCGTGAGGTGGATTTGCTGGATAAGAAGAAGACGGTGACTGCTCTCAAGCCCGGTGAAGATCGAGCGATCCTCCTGGGGCTCGGAATGATCTTCTCCTCTGTCATGATGTACTTTGTACTCGGGATCACGATATTACGCTCATATGCGGAAAG CGCGTGGACGGAGGAAGGCGTGTGCGTTGTTCTGAACTCCACGGTGACGTCGGACATGAACTGTTCCTACAACTGCGGCTCCGACTGCTGGAGAGTCTCCAAGTACCCGTGTCTGCAGGTCTACGTCAACGTCAACAACACGGGCCGCGTCTGTCGGTTATCTCACAACGAAGAGACGCAGGACGCCAGCTCGGAA TGTTTTTACGTGCCCAGGTGCCAGAAGGACAGCGGACAAATGCACAGCGTGATCATGAACATCTCGGAGCGCCTGAAGGCCCAGCGGCAGGTTCCCTGCTATTACGATCCCAGCGAGCAGCGCGAGACGGTTCTCCTGACCCGGCTCTACGACCACGGCGTGGTCTTCCACTCGCTGATGTGGCCCTCGTGCATCTTCCTGGGAGGCCTCCTGATCATCGTCTTGGTCAAGCTCACGCAGTACCTCTCCAGATTGTGCGAAGAGATCGGGAAGCTCAAGAGGTGA